The stretch of DNA GCGCTCCAGGGCCGGCACCTCGACGCCCTCGTAGCCCCAGCTCGAGTAGAGGCGGCGCAGGCGCGTGGTGACCTCGAGCCTCTGTGAGCTCGCGGGCGGCAGGATGTAGCGCGTGCCGTCGGGTGGAGCGGTGTTCACGGTCGTTTCCGCGGGAGCAAGAGAGTGGAGCTGATCACCCGACCAGCCTACCGCGTCCCCGCGGGGCTGTCATCAGTGTAGGGCCACTAGGCCCCCGCTAGAGTCGAGGGTCACTTGTACGGGCACTAGCCCGCCCCTAGCACAGGGGTCACTAGACCCGCCGCTAGTGCGGCTGCTGTGTGGGGCAAGTACATAGACCCGGCCTAGAGGCCGTACTCGTGCGGGTACTACCTAGTCAGGACAAGGACTAGCCGGGACCCATAAGGACGAGGTTGTCACGGTGGATGACCTCGTCGAAATCCTTGTAGCCGAGCCTTGCGGCGATCTCAGCCGTCTTGATGCCGCGGATGCGTGCGACGTCCACTGCGGCGTAGTTCGACAGCCCCCGGCCGACGAGCGTTTCCCCCAGCGTCACCGCCACCGCGTCGCCGAAGTCGAAGTCGCCCGCCACCCCCAAGATGCCGCTCGGCAGGAGGCTGCGGCCTGCCCTCAGCGCCCCCGCCGCACCCTCGTCTATGGTGATGCTGCCCTTGGTGGGCTGCTGGGCGAGCCAGGCCTTGCGGGCCGGAGCGCGCGTCTGGGCCAGAAAGCGGGTGCCCACGTCCTCGCCCCGTGCCAAGGCCTCTAGCCCCGCCCCGCCGCCCGAGAGGATGACGGTCTCGATGCCCGCCTCGGCGGCGATCTTGGCGGCCGCCAGCTTGGTCACCATGCCGCCGGTGCCGCGCCCGCTGCCCGCACCTGCCGCTAAGTGGCTCACCGCCGTCACGTTGGCGACGACCGGGATGCGCTTGGCGGCGGGGCAGGTGCGCGGGTCGGCGTCATAGAGTCCGTTCACGTCGGTGAGGATGAGCAGCGCGTTGGCGTCCATGAGATAGGCCGTCCAGGCCGAGAGGGTATCGTTGTCGCCGAAGCGAATTTCACTGGTCGCTACCGAGTCGTTTTCGTTGATGACCGGCACCGCGCCGAGGCTGAGGCTGCTCTCGAGCGCGTTCCTAGCGTTGACGTAGCGCCGCCGGTCCTGGATGTCCGCGGCGGTCAGGAGAAGCTGCGCGACGGGCAAGGGCGCAAAGGCGCGCGCCCAGTCGAGCATGAGGAGCGCCTGGCCGACCGCGGCGGCGGCCTGTTTGTGCGGCAGCGTGAGCGGCAGGCTGAGCCCCAGCCGCTCGCGGCCCGCCGCGCCCGCACCCGAGGACACCAGCACCACCTTGGCGTTAAAGCGCGCCGAGAGGACCTGCGCGCCGCGGGCGATGGCCCACATCTTGGCGGGCTCGATGCGGCCCGCGGCGTCGGTTACCGAGCTCGAGCCGACCTTGACGACGACGCGCTGCCAGCGCGCGCTCATGCGGGTCCGGTCATGTCCTTATGGCACGAAACATCATGGCACCAACCATCGGCCTAGGCCCCACAGGGCGCGGGGCTCACACCGGGTAGTCGGTGGCTAAGTAGTCCTCGAAACCCTCGGGAATCACCTTGCGGTCGACCAGGAGCAGCTCGCCCTCGCGTTTGGCGTGGCCCTCGCGCTCGAGCCTCTTCAAAGCCGCCTGCACCTTGCCCTGCACCTGGCGCAAGGAGGCCGCCTGCCAGTCGGTCTCCGGCTGCCGCATGGTCAAAAAGGCGCGGTGAAAGCGCGGCAGGTCGTCCAAGGG from Deinococcota bacterium encodes:
- the proB gene encoding glutamate 5-kinase; translated protein: MSARWQRVVVKVGSSSVTDAAGRIEPAKMWAIARGAQVLSARFNAKVVLVSSGAGAAGRERLGLSLPLTLPHKQAAAAVGQALLMLDWARAFAPLPVAQLLLTAADIQDRRRYVNARNALESSLSLGAVPVINENDSVATSEIRFGDNDTLSAWTAYLMDANALLILTDVNGLYDADPRTCPAAKRIPVVANVTAVSHLAAGAGSGRGTGGMVTKLAAAKIAAEAGIETVILSGGGAGLEALARGEDVGTRFLAQTRAPARKAWLAQQPTKGSITIDEGAAGALRAGRSLLPSGILGVAGDFDFGDAVAVTLGETLVGRGLSNYAAVDVARIRGIKTAEIAARLGYKDFDEVIHRDNLVLMGPG